One Kitasatospora sp. NBC_01287 DNA window includes the following coding sequences:
- a CDS encoding branched-chain amino acid aminotransferase, which yields MTTPTQAPITFELKPSAHPLSAAEREARLANPGFGRIFTDHMVTIRWTEGRGWHDAQLTPYAPLEMDPANMTLHYGQAIFEGLKAYHQPDGSVATFRPESNATRFQASARRLAMPELPTEAFVKAVELLVQQDRGWVPTEAEQSLYLRPFMFATEIGLGVRPANEYLFVVIASPAGAYFPGGVKPVSVWLSEEYVRAAPGGTGAAKCAGNYAASLVAQAQAAAQGCDQVVWLDAAEHKWIEEMGGMNLYFVFGEGEDAKIVTPALSGALLPGITRDSLLTMAADLGYATEERKISTDEWKQANADGTLTEVFACGTAAVITPVGSVKSARADWTVGKGEPGPVTMRLRETLLGIQGGTVADTHGWLHPIA from the coding sequence ATGACCACGCCCACCCAGGCGCCCATCACGTTCGAGCTCAAGCCCTCCGCGCACCCGCTGTCGGCGGCGGAGCGCGAGGCGCGGCTGGCGAACCCCGGTTTCGGCCGGATCTTCACCGACCACATGGTCACCATCCGCTGGACCGAGGGCCGCGGCTGGCACGACGCCCAGCTCACCCCGTACGCGCCGCTGGAGATGGACCCGGCGAACATGACCCTGCACTACGGGCAGGCGATCTTCGAGGGCCTCAAGGCCTACCACCAGCCCGACGGCTCCGTCGCCACCTTCCGCCCCGAGTCCAACGCCACCCGCTTCCAGGCCTCGGCCCGCCGCCTGGCGATGCCCGAGCTGCCCACCGAGGCCTTCGTCAAGGCCGTCGAGCTGCTGGTCCAGCAGGACCGCGGGTGGGTGCCCACCGAGGCCGAGCAGAGCCTCTACCTGCGGCCCTTCATGTTCGCCACCGAGATCGGCCTCGGGGTCCGCCCGGCCAACGAGTACCTCTTCGTGGTGATCGCCTCCCCGGCCGGCGCCTACTTCCCCGGTGGCGTCAAGCCGGTCTCGGTCTGGCTCTCCGAGGAGTACGTGCGCGCCGCCCCCGGCGGCACCGGCGCCGCCAAGTGCGCGGGCAACTACGCCGCCTCCCTGGTGGCCCAGGCGCAGGCCGCCGCCCAGGGCTGCGACCAGGTGGTCTGGCTGGACGCCGCGGAGCACAAGTGGATCGAGGAGATGGGGGGGATGAACCTCTACTTCGTCTTCGGCGAGGGCGAGGACGCGAAGATCGTCACCCCCGCGCTCTCCGGCGCCCTGCTGCCCGGCATCACCCGCGACTCGCTGCTCACCATGGCCGCCGACCTCGGCTACGCCACCGAGGAGCGCAAGATCTCCACCGACGAGTGGAAGCAGGCCAACGCCGACGGCACCCTCACCGAGGTCTTCGCCTGCGGGACCGCCGCCGTGATCACCCCGGTCGGCTCGGTCAAGTCCGCCCGCGCCGACTGGACCGTGGGCAAGGGCGAGCCCGGCCCGGTCACCATGCGCCTGCGCGAGACCCTGCTCGGCATCCAGGGCGGCACCGTGGCCGACACCCACGGCTGGCTGCACCCCATCGCCTGA
- a CDS encoding 3-isopropylmalate dehydrogenase has product MSRTLRLAVIPGDGIGQEVVAEGLKVLTAALPGDVKLETTEYDLGARRYHATGETLPDTVLAELKSHDAILLGAIGDPSVPSGVLERGLLLKLRFAFDHHINLRPGKLFPNVPSPLAGDPEIDFVVVREGTEGPYVGNGGSLRTGTPQEVATEVSLNTAFGIERVVRDAYRRAAARPRKKLTLVHKNNVLVHAGHLWTRIFQQVGQDFPEVTTDYLHVDAATIFFVTQPERFDVIVTDNLFGDILTDLAAAVTGGIGLAASGNINPSDEFPSMFEPVHGSAPDIAGQGKADPTATVLSVALLLDHLGFTTEAAAVEAAVAADLAERTGTRTTTEVGDALAARVAG; this is encoded by the coding sequence ATGTCTCGCACCCTTCGTCTCGCAGTGATCCCCGGTGACGGCATCGGCCAGGAAGTCGTCGCCGAAGGCCTCAAGGTGCTCACCGCCGCGCTCCCCGGCGACGTGAAGCTGGAGACCACCGAGTACGACCTCGGCGCCCGCCGGTACCACGCGACCGGGGAGACCCTGCCCGACACCGTGCTGGCGGAGCTGAAGTCGCACGACGCGATCCTGCTCGGCGCCATCGGGGACCCGTCGGTCCCGTCCGGGGTGCTGGAGCGGGGGCTGCTGCTGAAGCTGCGCTTCGCCTTCGACCACCACATCAACCTGCGCCCGGGCAAGCTCTTCCCGAACGTGCCGTCGCCGCTGGCCGGCGACCCCGAGATCGACTTCGTGGTGGTCCGCGAGGGCACCGAGGGCCCCTACGTGGGCAACGGCGGCTCGCTGCGCACCGGCACGCCGCAGGAGGTGGCCACCGAGGTCAGCCTCAACACCGCCTTCGGCATCGAGCGCGTGGTCCGCGACGCCTACCGCCGCGCCGCCGCCCGCCCGCGCAAGAAGCTGACCCTGGTCCACAAGAACAACGTGCTGGTGCACGCCGGCCACCTGTGGACCCGGATCTTCCAGCAGGTCGGCCAGGACTTCCCCGAGGTCACCACCGACTACCTGCACGTGGACGCGGCGACCATCTTCTTCGTCACCCAGCCCGAGCGGTTCGACGTGATCGTCACCGACAACCTCTTCGGCGACATCCTGACCGACCTGGCCGCCGCCGTGACCGGTGGCATCGGCCTGGCCGCGAGCGGCAACATCAACCCCTCCGATGAGTTCCCCTCGATGTTCGAGCCGGTGCACGGCTCCGCCCCGGACATCGCGGGCCAGGGCAAGGCCGACCCGACCGCCACCGTGCTGTCGGTCGCCCTGCTGCTGGACCACCTCGGCTTCACCACCGAGGCGGCCGCGGTCGAGGCGGCGGTCGCCGCCGACCTGGCCGAGCGCACCGGCACCCGCACCACCACCGAGGTCGGCGACGCGCTCGCCGCCCGAGTAGCCGGCTGA
- a CDS encoding YfhO family protein yields MRERRAPLGAAGLAMGAYALALGARGAYPFGHGPRPGTVLAEQVVPLHTHLWDLLHGQGGGDLLLNWNSGYGVPFLPDLMSGLLNPFSLLVLLFPRDQVGLAVFLGTLLSIGLATALMTVFLGRLHPGPGWLRALLATGYGLCAWVLVDGVEQPAWLWGLVSLPMLCLAADRCLRRTGWPLGAAAVALAWVGDFYTAATASLGAGLVLVLRLLLDRRPVRERLRVLGRALAMAAVGIAAATPVLWVTFEAGRAAVPAAVLRPAPPGLGDYLAQLLPGGLTARALPQVFTGVLGLLLVAALPFNRGVRAAERLAWTGALVLGAASFAWRPALLLWHLSNAPEGDPYRSTFVLSGLLTMAAWTCLAHRPTPLALGGGVALLALPAALTHGRGGGGAAAWLLLGLGVPVAVAALWGLGRSPRLATAVLGCAVLAGSGGAAYTLLGPTDRQRDRPATGPEAAELRQARQLVRAADSWPAGRSDPGPHVFTGNDPMLLGGEGGGYRSDYLPQATAQALHGLGAGRLRQGRQTLSFADPVGQALFGITASLQPDLTQLRGPAAPLVTVPPAAPAGGLSLWARRERLLGATVYQVPALVPGGGPAAPTDHGRSGWSLPTTPPGSDGTVLTARCDPGRAAYLYAPYLAGRLTWPGGSLDAHGEQDATALPVIALGPVPADGVVRVTVRVEPATQVPAEPFACLDEAALADALRELRAHGATRVRAGGHSLSARLPPGSTGTAVLAVPAVPGWRCAVDGGPAVAAGSAEGLLAVPLGSGAGSLACSYRQPGLAPGLRVAAGALGAWVLVTGWAWWRRRGVSRPAG; encoded by the coding sequence ATGCGGGAGAGGCGGGCGCCCCTGGGGGCGGCGGGGCTGGCGATGGGGGCGTACGCGCTGGCGCTCGGAGCGCGGGGGGCGTATCCGTTCGGGCACGGGCCCCGGCCCGGCACGGTGCTGGCGGAGCAGGTGGTGCCGCTGCACACGCACCTCTGGGACCTGCTGCACGGGCAGGGCGGCGGCGACCTGCTGCTCAACTGGAACAGCGGGTACGGCGTGCCGTTCCTGCCCGACCTGATGAGCGGGCTGCTGAACCCCTTCTCGCTGCTGGTGCTGCTCTTCCCGCGCGATCAGGTGGGCCTGGCCGTCTTCCTCGGCACCCTGCTGAGCATCGGGCTGGCCACCGCGCTGATGACCGTCTTCCTCGGGCGGCTGCACCCGGGCCCGGGGTGGCTGCGGGCGCTGCTCGCCACCGGCTACGGGCTCTGCGCCTGGGTGCTGGTGGACGGGGTGGAGCAGCCGGCCTGGCTCTGGGGGCTGGTCTCGCTGCCGATGCTCTGCCTGGCCGCCGACCGCTGCCTGCGGCGCACCGGCTGGCCGCTGGGCGCGGCGGCCGTCGCGCTGGCCTGGGTCGGCGACTTCTACACCGCCGCGACCGCCTCGCTCGGAGCCGGCCTGGTGCTGGTGCTGCGGCTGCTGCTGGACCGGCGGCCGGTCCGGGAGCGGCTGCGCGTGCTGGGGCGGGCGCTGGCGATGGCGGCGGTCGGGATCGCGGCGGCCACGCCGGTGCTCTGGGTGACCTTCGAGGCCGGCCGCGCCGCGGTACCCGCCGCCGTGCTGCGCCCCGCTCCCCCGGGCCTCGGCGACTACCTGGCCCAACTGCTGCCCGGCGGCCTCACCGCCCGGGCGCTGCCGCAGGTCTTCACCGGCGTGCTGGGCCTGCTGCTGGTGGCGGCGCTGCCGTTCAACCGCGGGGTGCGCGCGGCCGAGCGGCTGGCCTGGACAGGCGCGCTGGTGCTGGGCGCGGCTTCCTTCGCGTGGCGCCCCGCCCTGCTGCTCTGGCACCTGTCGAACGCGCCGGAGGGCGACCCGTACCGGTCGACCTTCGTGCTGAGCGGGCTGCTGACCATGGCGGCCTGGACCTGCCTGGCGCACCGGCCCACCCCGCTCGCGCTGGGCGGCGGGGTGGCGCTGCTCGCGCTGCCGGCCGCGCTGACCCACGGGCGGGGCGGCGGCGGGGCGGCGGCCTGGCTGCTGCTGGGTCTCGGGGTGCCGGTGGCGGTGGCGGCGCTGTGGGGCCTGGGGAGATCACCCCGGCTGGCGACGGCCGTGCTGGGCTGCGCCGTGCTGGCCGGGTCGGGCGGGGCCGCGTACACCCTGCTGGGGCCGACCGATCGGCAGCGCGACCGACCGGCGACCGGGCCCGAGGCGGCGGAACTGCGGCAGGCCCGGCAGCTGGTGCGGGCGGCCGACAGCTGGCCGGCCGGGCGCAGCGACCCCGGGCCGCACGTCTTCACCGGCAACGACCCGATGCTGCTGGGCGGCGAGGGCGGCGGCTACCGCAGCGACTACCTGCCGCAGGCCACCGCGCAGGCGCTGCACGGGCTGGGCGCCGGCCGGCTGCGGCAGGGGCGGCAGACGCTCAGCTTCGCCGATCCGGTCGGGCAGGCGCTCTTCGGGATCACCGCCTCGCTGCAGCCCGATCTGACGCAACTCCGCGGCCCCGCCGCACCGCTGGTGACGGTGCCCCCCGCCGCACCGGCGGGCGGCCTCTCACTCTGGGCGCGGCGGGAGCGGCTGCTCGGCGCGACGGTGTACCAGGTCCCGGCACTGGTGCCGGGCGGCGGCCCGGCGGCGCCCACCGACCACGGGCGCAGCGGCTGGTCGCTGCCCACCACCCCGCCCGGCAGCGACGGCACGGTGCTCACCGCGCGCTGCGACCCGGGACGGGCGGCCTACCTCTACGCGCCCTACCTCGCCGGCCGGCTGACCTGGCCGGGCGGCTCGCTGGACGCGCACGGGGAGCAGGACGCGACGGCGCTGCCGGTCATCGCGCTCGGCCCGGTGCCGGCCGACGGGGTGGTGCGGGTGACGGTCCGGGTCGAGCCGGCCACCCAGGTGCCGGCCGAGCCCTTCGCCTGCCTGGACGAGGCGGCACTGGCCGACGCCCTGCGGGAGCTGCGCGCGCACGGCGCCACGCGGGTGCGGGCGGGCGGCCACTCCCTGTCGGCCCGGCTGCCGCCCGGCAGCACCGGCACCGCCGTGCTCGCGGTGCCGGCCGTGCCGGGCTGGCGCTGCGCGGTGGACGGCGGGCCGGCCGTCGCGGCCGGGTCGGCCGAGGGGCTGCTCGCGGTGCCGCTGGGGAGCGGCGCCGGGAGCCTCGCCTGCTCCTACCGGCAGCCGGGGCTGGCGCCGGGCCTGCGGGTGGCGGCCGGCGCGCTCGGGGCCTGGGTGCTGGTGACCGGCTGGGCCTGGTGGCGGCGGCGCGGCGTCAGCCGGCCGGCAGGGTGA
- a CDS encoding S8 family serine peptidase yields MAALPAAPGTSAERESVLLELDTESAAPAWRRAAEGVRRRRGTPEQTRQAAAAAGRAARQRADAALTGLARAMGPDIQVLYRTQALLTGLAVNAPTARLAALRRLPGVRAVHPIALKQRANAHSVPLTGAPTVWAGPPGSTGTTGSGVRIGIIDSGVDYTHADFGGPGTEAAYRSVDSAAPAPAALFPNAKVTGGQDLVGDDYDPDPAAADHQPVPHPDPNPLDCDRNGHGTHVAGTAAGYGVDAQGRTYRGPYRPGLDPAAFRIGPGAAPGATLYAIKVFGCQGSTDQLAHALDLAADPNQDGDLTDHLDVVNLSLGSDFGDPADADALAADKLAEAGTVVVASAGNDGDVHGAGGSPGVAARAIAVAASVGGHGDADGVRVLAPPALAGLLPAHWSARYRDWSTAEVAGELARPAADLDGCAPFDAADAARLRGKVALLDWAVEDADRGCGSTPRADHAAAAGALGVLLAADGDHLGEVSGDERIPEAILARAEGERLRAALGGGAVGVELAAPGNPLHGAVAQDQPERIDTVARFSSRGIGQAGVVKPDLAAPGETIWSAKAGSGSQGTREDGTSMAAPHVAGIAALVRAAHPTWSVAEVKAALMNTATDVRATDARAVPGGAAPALGPERVGAGRVRADLAVATPAVAYAAGDAGQVGLSFGPVPVTGPLTLTREVTVRNLSAAPLSYRTGYQAATELPGAAFRLTPDQLTVAPGESGTVRVVLSAAGSLDRVPDPSLVLTQAGRARSFRGELSGELLLTPVAAGPPVLRVPLFAAPRAASELTATVLGSPGAEPARIAITGTPARTGGGTASLVSAFALGGEAERRPDCAAGTPGTPGTPGTGGPGGPGGPDPGSPSSPVPGSPSGPSGDSHGSAAGPARARCAERPLDRAADLRAVGAASDAPTVGAADATLYLAATSWAPSAGPVAAVAVRAALDTDGDGRPDALVLADRLPGSDVLVARLLDARTGRQLDVQPLNARWGETDTDLLDSDTVVLPIRLAALPGLPAAGGRIHYAIWTGQVGAAPDPAHALSSIGLSQGRPALEIDPLHPALDIRLSVGGASALLRPELPGTLLEVRRAAPGPARLLLVHHLNEDGRRAQLITLPAG; encoded by the coding sequence GTGGCCGCCCTGCCCGCCGCGCCCGGCACTTCCGCCGAGCGGGAGTCGGTGCTGCTGGAGCTGGACACCGAGTCCGCCGCCCCCGCCTGGCGGCGGGCCGCCGAGGGCGTCCGGCGTCGGCGCGGCACCCCGGAGCAGACGCGGCAGGCGGCCGCCGCGGCCGGCCGGGCCGCGCGGCAGCGGGCCGACGCGGCGCTGACCGGGCTGGCCCGCGCGATGGGCCCCGACATCCAGGTGCTCTACCGCACCCAGGCCCTGCTCACCGGCCTGGCGGTGAACGCCCCCACGGCCCGGCTGGCCGCGCTGCGCCGGCTGCCGGGGGTGCGCGCGGTCCATCCGATCGCCCTCAAGCAGCGCGCCAACGCGCACTCCGTCCCGCTCACCGGCGCCCCCACAGTCTGGGCCGGCCCACCTGGCAGCACGGGCACCACGGGCTCGGGGGTGCGGATCGGCATCATCGACAGCGGTGTCGACTACACCCACGCCGACTTCGGCGGCCCCGGCACCGAGGCCGCCTACCGCTCGGTGGACAGCGCCGCGCCGGCGCCTGCCGCGCTCTTCCCGAACGCCAAGGTCACCGGCGGTCAGGACCTGGTCGGCGACGACTACGACCCGGACCCGGCCGCCGCCGACCACCAGCCCGTCCCGCACCCCGACCCCAATCCGCTGGACTGCGACCGCAACGGCCACGGCACCCACGTGGCCGGCACCGCGGCCGGCTACGGCGTCGACGCCCAGGGCCGCACCTACCGCGGCCCCTACCGCCCCGGCCTCGATCCGGCGGCCTTCCGGATCGGCCCCGGCGCCGCCCCGGGCGCCACCCTCTACGCGATCAAGGTCTTCGGCTGCCAGGGCTCCACCGACCAGCTCGCGCACGCCCTCGACCTGGCCGCCGACCCGAACCAGGACGGCGACCTCACCGACCACCTGGACGTGGTCAACCTCTCCCTCGGCAGCGACTTCGGCGACCCGGCCGACGCCGACGCGCTGGCCGCCGACAAGCTCGCCGAGGCGGGCACCGTGGTGGTCGCCTCGGCCGGCAACGACGGCGACGTCCACGGGGCCGGCGGCAGCCCCGGGGTGGCCGCCCGGGCGATCGCGGTGGCCGCCTCGGTGGGCGGCCACGGCGACGCCGACGGGGTGCGGGTGCTGGCCCCACCCGCGCTGGCCGGCCTGCTGCCCGCGCACTGGAGCGCCCGCTACCGCGACTGGAGCACCGCCGAGGTGGCCGGCGAGCTGGCCCGCCCCGCCGCCGACCTGGACGGCTGCGCCCCCTTCGACGCGGCCGACGCGGCCCGGCTGCGCGGCAAGGTGGCGCTGCTCGACTGGGCGGTCGAGGACGCCGACCGGGGCTGCGGCTCCACCCCGCGCGCCGACCACGCGGCGGCCGCCGGCGCGCTCGGCGTGCTGCTCGCCGCCGACGGTGACCACCTCGGCGAGGTCAGCGGCGACGAGAGGATCCCCGAGGCGATCCTGGCCCGGGCCGAGGGCGAGCGGCTGCGCGCGGCGCTGGGCGGCGGTGCGGTCGGCGTCGAGCTGGCCGCGCCCGGCAACCCGCTGCACGGCGCGGTCGCCCAGGACCAGCCCGAGCGGATCGACACCGTGGCCCGGTTCAGCTCGCGCGGCATCGGGCAGGCCGGGGTGGTCAAGCCCGACCTGGCCGCGCCCGGCGAGACCATCTGGTCGGCCAAGGCCGGCAGCGGCAGCCAGGGCACCCGCGAGGACGGCACCTCGATGGCGGCCCCGCACGTGGCCGGGATCGCGGCGCTGGTGCGTGCCGCGCATCCGACCTGGAGCGTGGCCGAGGTCAAGGCCGCGCTGATGAACACCGCCACCGACGTGCGCGCCACCGACGCGCGCGCCGTCCCGGGCGGCGCCGCGCCGGCGCTCGGCCCCGAGCGGGTCGGGGCCGGCCGGGTCCGCGCCGACCTGGCCGTCGCCACCCCCGCGGTGGCCTACGCGGCCGGGGACGCCGGGCAGGTCGGGCTCTCCTTCGGCCCGGTGCCGGTCACCGGTCCGCTCACCCTGACCAGGGAGGTGACGGTGCGCAACCTCTCCGCCGCGCCGCTCTCCTACCGCACGGGCTACCAGGCCGCCACCGAACTACCCGGCGCGGCCTTTCGTCTGACGCCTGATCAGCTGACCGTGGCACCGGGGGAGAGCGGCACCGTCCGGGTCGTGCTGAGCGCCGCCGGCTCCCTGGACCGGGTCCCCGATCCGAGCCTGGTGCTGACCCAGGCCGGGCGGGCCAGGTCGTTCCGGGGCGAGCTCTCCGGCGAGCTGCTGCTCACCCCCGTGGCGGCCGGGCCGCCGGTGCTGCGGGTGCCGCTCTTCGCCGCGCCCCGGGCGGCCTCCGAGCTGACCGCCACGGTCCTGGGCAGCCCGGGCGCCGAGCCGGCCAGGATCGCCATCACCGGCACCCCGGCCCGCACCGGAGGCGGGACGGCCTCCCTGGTCAGCGCCTTCGCGCTGGGCGGCGAGGCCGAGCGCCGGCCCGACTGCGCGGCCGGCACCCCCGGCACCCCCGGCACCCCCGGCACCGGTGGTCCCGGTGGTCCCGGTGGTCCCGACCCCGGCAGCCCGAGCAGCCCCGTGCCCGGCAGCCCGAGCGGCCCGAGCGGCGACAGCCACGGCAGCGCCGCCGGGCCCGCCCGGGCCCGCTGCGCCGAGCGGCCGCTGGACCGTGCCGCCGACCTGCGCGCGGTCGGCGCGGCCAGCGACGCCCCGACCGTCGGCGCGGCCGACGCCACCCTCTACCTGGCCGCCACCAGCTGGGCCCCCTCGGCCGGCCCGGTGGCCGCCGTCGCCGTCCGGGCCGCACTCGACACCGACGGGGACGGCCGACCCGACGCCCTGGTCCTGGCCGACCGGCTGCCCGGCAGCGATGTCCTGGTGGCCCGGCTGCTGGACGCCCGCACCGGGCGCCAACTCGACGTCCAGCCGCTGAACGCCCGGTGGGGAGAGACCGACACCGATCTGCTGGACAGCGACACCGTCGTCCTGCCGATCCGGCTCGCCGCACTGCCCGGCCTGCCGGCCGCCGGCGGCCGGATCCACTACGCCATCTGGACCGGTCAGGTCGGCGCGGCGCCCGACCCGGCGCACGCGCTCTCCTCGATCGGCCTGAGCCAGGGGCGCCCCGCGCTGGAGATCGACCCGCTGCATCCCGCGCTGGACATCCGCCTCTCGGTGGGGGGAGCGAGCGCCCTGCTCCGACCGGAGCTCCCAGGCACCCTGCTGGAGGTGCGCCGCGCGGCGCCGGGCCCGGCCCGGCTGCTGCTGGTCCACCACCTCAACGAGGACGGGCGGCGGGCCCAGCTGATCACCCTGCCGGCCGGCTGA
- the serA gene encoding phosphoglycerate dehydrogenase, whose translation MSTVTSKTAVVLIAEELSPATVDALGPDFEIRHCDGADRTELLTAIAEVDAILIRSATRIDAEALAVATRLKVVARAGVGLDNVDVAAATKAGVMVVNAPTSNIVTAAELACGLLISVARNIAPANSALKAGEWKRNKYTGVELSEKTLGVVGLGRIGVLVAQRMSAFGMKIVAYDPYIQAARAAQMGVKLLSLDELLEVSDFITVHLPKTPETIGLIGDDALHKVKPSVRIVNAARGGIVDEAALASALKEGRVAGAGLDVYAKEPCTDSPLFTFDNVVATPHLGASTDEAQEKAGIAVARSVRLALAGELVPDAVNVQGGVIAEDVRPGLPLAEKLGRIFTALAGEVAVRLDVEVRGEITQHDVKVLELSALKGVFEDVVAETVSYVNAPLFAQERGVEVRLTTSSESAEHRNVITVRGTLADGAEIAISGTLSGPKQQQKIVGVDGFDVDVALTDHMAFFKYEDRPGVVGTLGRILGDADINIAGMQVARDRETKDALASITVDSEIPQEVLAEIASEIGAKFARGVDLG comes from the coding sequence GTGAGCACTGTGACATCCAAGACCGCCGTGGTACTGATCGCCGAAGAGCTGTCGCCCGCCACCGTGGACGCCCTGGGGCCGGACTTCGAGATCCGCCACTGCGACGGCGCCGACCGCACCGAGCTGCTGACCGCGATCGCGGAGGTGGACGCGATCCTGATCCGCTCGGCCACCCGGATCGACGCCGAGGCGCTGGCCGTCGCCACGCGGCTCAAGGTGGTCGCCCGGGCCGGTGTCGGCCTGGACAACGTCGACGTGGCCGCCGCCACCAAGGCCGGCGTGATGGTCGTGAACGCCCCGACCTCCAACATCGTCACCGCCGCCGAGCTCGCCTGCGGCCTGCTGATCTCGGTGGCCCGCAACATCGCGCCCGCCAACTCCGCGCTCAAGGCCGGTGAGTGGAAGCGCAACAAGTACACCGGCGTGGAGCTCTCCGAGAAGACCCTCGGCGTGGTGGGCCTGGGCCGGATCGGCGTGCTGGTCGCCCAGCGGATGTCCGCCTTCGGCATGAAGATCGTCGCCTACGACCCCTACATCCAGGCCGCCCGCGCGGCCCAGATGGGCGTCAAGCTGCTCTCGCTGGACGAGCTGCTGGAGGTCTCCGACTTCATCACCGTGCACCTGCCCAAGACCCCCGAGACGATCGGCCTGATCGGCGACGACGCGCTGCACAAGGTCAAGCCGAGCGTGCGGATCGTCAACGCCGCCCGCGGCGGCATCGTGGACGAGGCCGCGCTCGCCAGCGCCCTCAAGGAGGGCCGGGTGGCCGGCGCGGGCCTGGACGTCTACGCCAAGGAGCCGTGCACGGACTCCCCGCTCTTCACCTTCGACAACGTGGTGGCCACCCCGCACCTGGGCGCCTCCACCGACGAGGCGCAGGAGAAGGCCGGCATCGCGGTGGCCAGGTCGGTGCGCCTGGCGCTGGCCGGCGAGCTGGTCCCGGACGCGGTCAACGTGCAGGGCGGCGTGATCGCCGAGGACGTGCGCCCCGGCCTGCCGCTGGCCGAGAAGCTGGGCCGGATCTTCACCGCGCTGGCCGGCGAGGTGGCGGTGCGGCTCGACGTCGAGGTGCGCGGCGAGATCACCCAGCACGACGTCAAGGTGCTCGAACTCTCCGCGCTCAAGGGCGTCTTCGAGGACGTGGTGGCCGAGACCGTCTCCTACGTCAACGCCCCGCTGTTCGCCCAGGAGCGCGGCGTCGAGGTGCGGCTGACCACCAGCAGCGAGAGCGCCGAGCACCGCAACGTGATCACCGTGCGCGGCACCCTGGCCGACGGCGCCGAGATCGCGATCTCCGGCACCCTCTCCGGCCCGAAGCAGCAGCAGAAGATCGTCGGCGTGGACGGCTTCGACGTGGACGTCGCGCTCACCGACCACATGGCCTTCTTCAAGTACGAGGACCGCCCCGGCGTGGTCGGCACCCTGGGCCGGATCCTCGGCGACGCCGACATCAACATCGCCGGCATGCAGGTGGCCCGGGACCGCGAGACCAAGGACGCGCTGGCCTCGATCACGGTCGACTCCGAGATCCCGCAGGAGGTGCTGGCCGAGATCGCCAGCGAGATCGGGGCCAAGTTCGCCCGCGGCGTCGACCTGGGCTGA
- the ilvC gene encoding ketol-acid reductoisomerase: protein MAELFYEDDADLSIIQGRKVAVIGYGSQGHAHALSLRDSGVDVRVGLLEGSKSRAAAEEEGLRVVTPSEAAAEADVIMILVPDPIQADVYKEAIEPNLKAGDALFFGHGLNIRFGFIKPPADVDVCMVAPKGPGHLVRRQYVEGRGVPCIVAVEQDSTGGAFALALSYAKGIGGTKAGVIKTTFTEETETDLFGEQAVLCGGTAALVKAGFETLVEAGYQPEIAYFECLHELKLIVDLMYEGGLEKMRWSVSETAEWGDYVTGPRIITADTKAEMKKVLTEIQDGTFANTWIAEYKAGLPKYNEYKSADSEHLLETTGKELRKLMSWVKDA from the coding sequence GTGGCCGAGCTGTTCTACGAAGACGACGCCGACCTGTCCATCATCCAGGGCCGCAAGGTCGCGGTCATCGGCTACGGCAGCCAGGGCCACGCCCACGCGCTGTCGCTGCGCGACTCGGGTGTCGACGTGCGGGTCGGCCTGCTGGAGGGCTCCAAGTCCCGCGCCGCCGCCGAGGAGGAGGGCCTGCGCGTGGTCACTCCGTCCGAGGCCGCCGCCGAGGCCGACGTCATCATGATCCTGGTGCCGGACCCGATCCAGGCCGACGTCTACAAGGAGGCCATCGAGCCGAACCTGAAGGCGGGCGACGCCCTCTTCTTCGGCCACGGCCTGAACATCCGCTTCGGCTTCATCAAGCCCCCGGCCGACGTCGACGTCTGCATGGTCGCCCCGAAGGGCCCGGGCCACCTGGTCCGCCGCCAGTACGTCGAGGGCCGCGGCGTGCCGTGCATCGTGGCGGTCGAGCAGGACTCGACCGGCGGCGCCTTCGCGCTGGCGCTCTCCTACGCCAAGGGCATCGGCGGCACCAAGGCCGGCGTCATCAAGACCACCTTCACCGAGGAGACCGAGACCGACCTGTTCGGCGAGCAGGCGGTCCTCTGCGGCGGCACCGCCGCCCTGGTCAAGGCCGGTTTCGAGACCCTGGTCGAGGCCGGCTACCAGCCGGAGATCGCCTACTTCGAGTGCCTGCACGAGCTGAAGCTGATCGTCGACCTGATGTACGAGGGCGGCCTGGAGAAGATGCGCTGGTCGGTCTCCGAGACCGCCGAGTGGGGCGACTACGTCACCGGCCCGCGGATCATCACCGCCGACACCAAGGCCGAGATGAAGAAGGTCCTGACCGAGATCCAGGACGGCACCTTCGCCAACACCTGGATCGCCGAGTACAAGGCCGGTCTGCCCAAGTACAACGAGTACAAGAGCGCCGACTCCGAGCACCTGCTGGAGACCACCGGCAAGGAGCTGCGCAAGCTCATGAGCTGGGTCAAGGACGCCTGA